A DNA window from Hippea jasoniae contains the following coding sequences:
- a CDS encoding transposase codes for QEGLQDSLQFYYFPQIDKRKISSTNALERINEEIRRRSRVVSIFPSKESYLRLIVSYLMEYTEDWLAERSYIHPQKLQEVMDKFQDRFKVA; via the coding sequence CAGGAAGGTCTTCAAGATTCTCTACAATTTTACTATTTTCCGCAAATAGATAAGCGAAAAATAAGTTCAACCAATGCATTGGAACGCATAAATGAAGAAATACGCAGACGTTCAAGGGTAGTGTCTATATTTCCATCTAAGGAATCGTATTTGAGGCTTATTGTGTCATATTTGATGGAATACACAGAAGATTGGTTGGCCGAGAGAAGTTACATACATCCACAGAAATTACAGGAAGTTATGGATAAATTCCAAGACCGGTTTAAGGTAGCATAG